A genomic region of Campylobacter corcagiensis contains the following coding sequences:
- the pyk gene encoding pyruvate kinase has translation MNKKTKILATIGPASDNLDTIIELAKSGVNAFRMNFSHGDHAYHKSNLDKIKEAEKITGKRLGIFQDISGPKVRVGKLEEMFSLHAGDTLTFIKDEIVGKKIDEKSYKLSINHPEILSLMKEGEFIYLCDGAIRAKVIKASDDEIVATLENSGILTSNKGVNFPNTRIDIDVITQKDMKDLEWGAKNGVHFVAVSFVQKASDVLRVRRILDELGSKARIFAKIEKFDAVENIDDIIEASDGIMVARGDLGIEVPYYEVPNIQKMIIKKANAKARPVITATQMMLSMTENERATRAEISDVANAVLDGTDAVMLSEESAVGKHPAQVVKAMTNTIKEIEKIYPYNRNMECFDETDMVANSTVSLATNIKATAILSITGSGRSAIKMARNRPCMPIYGVSHDEETAHFLTLAWGVKPIMVKEKKDVDFLIADTIVEAYNKGFIDENQTYIMTAGFPTGIAGSTNYIRIIKKDQIDYYKDVVRIKESIKVR, from the coding sequence ATGAATAAAAAGACCAAAATTTTAGCGACAATAGGTCCAGCAAGTGATAATTTAGATACCATAATAGAACTTGCAAAATCAGGAGTAAACGCCTTTAGAATGAACTTTAGCCATGGCGATCACGCTTATCATAAGTCAAATTTAGATAAGATAAAAGAGGCTGAAAAAATCACAGGAAAAAGGCTTGGAATTTTTCAAGATATAAGCGGCCCAAAGGTTAGAGTTGGTAAGCTTGAAGAGATGTTTAGCCTTCATGCTGGAGATACTTTGACTTTTATAAAAGATGAAATAGTTGGAAAAAAAATAGATGAAAAAAGCTACAAACTATCTATAAATCACCCTGAAATTTTATCTCTTATGAAAGAAGGCGAGTTTATATATCTTTGTGATGGAGCTATAAGAGCAAAAGTTATAAAAGCTAGTGATGATGAGATTGTGGCAACTTTGGAAAACAGTGGAATTCTTACTTCAAATAAAGGTGTAAATTTTCCAAATACCAGAATAGATATCGATGTAATTACCCAAAAAGATATGAAAGATTTAGAGTGGGGCGCTAAAAATGGCGTACATTTTGTGGCTGTATCTTTTGTCCAAAAAGCTAGTGATGTTTTAAGGGTTAGAAGAATTTTAGATGAGCTTGGAAGTAAGGCTAGGATTTTTGCAAAGATTGAGAAATTTGACGCTGTTGAAAACATCGATGATATCATTGAGGCAAGTGATGGGATAATGGTAGCTCGTGGCGATCTTGGAATAGAAGTGCCTTACTATGAAGTACCAAACATTCAAAAAATGATCATCAAAAAAGCAAACGCAAAAGCTCGTCCAGTCATCACAGCAACTCAGATGATGCTAAGTATGACAGAAAATGAAAGAGCAACTAGAGCTGAGATAAGCGATGTGGCAAATGCTGTTTTAGACGGAACTGATGCTGTTATGTTAAGCGAAGAGAGTGCTGTTGGAAAGCATCCTGCTCAGGTTGTTAAAGCAATGACAAACACCATAAAAGAGATAGAAAAAATTTATCCTTACAATAGAAATATGGAGTGCTTTGATGAGACTGATATGGTGGCAAACAGCACCGTTAGCCTTGCGACAAACATAAAAGCTACAGCGATTTTATCTATCACAGGTTCTGGTCGTTCTGCTATAAAAATGGCAAGAAATCGCCCTTGTATGCCGATATATGGTGTAAGTCACGATGAAGAGACTGCTCACTTTTTAACTCTAGCTTGGGGCGTAAAACCGATAATGGTAAAAGAGAAAAAAGATGTTGATTTTCTTATAGCTGATACTATAGTGGAAGCTTATAATAAGGGCTTTATAGATGAAAATCAAACCTATATCATGACAGCAGGTTTTCCAACAGGCATAGCAGGAAGCACAAACTATATCCGTATAATCAAAAA